Sequence from the Chthonomonas sp. genome:
TCGCATCGGGGTCGCCTGCCTCGGGATCAAGCTGAGCCTCGGCGCGCTCGCCGAGATCGGCGGTCCCGCGCTCATTGTGGTGGGTATCACAACCGCCGTCGGCATGGCGGGTGGCGTTTGGCTCGCTCAGCGGATGGGCGTCGAGCGCTCGCTAGGCTTGCTCTTGGCGACCGGTGGTGCAGTGTGCGGTGCGTCGGCCATCGTCGCCGCCGACTCGGTAGTCCAAGCGGAGCACAAGGACACCGCCGCCAGTCTCGGGATCGTCACCCTCTGGGGGACGATCGGCATCGTCCTCTACTCGTTGCTCTCCCACGTTTTCAGCGTTGGCAGTTTCGCATACGGGCTCTTCTGTGGGGCGACGCTCCACGAGGTGGCCCAAGTCGTCGCCGCATCCGCAGCGATGGGCTCAGATGCCCAGGGCACCGCAACGGTTGCCAAGCTAGCGCGCGTTGCGCTCCTCGCTCCGATCATCTTTGGACTTGGGTTGTGGCTGCGTCGCCAGGGACACTCGACGGGTGAAACCAAGACACCGCTGTTACCGTGGTTCGTCACCGCATTCCTCCTACTCGCCGCTCTACGCACTGCGGCTCCATCGCTGGGGATCGAATCGCTACTCAAGACTCAGTTTGAGCCCTTCGTCCCGTTCGTTTTGAGCATCGGCATGGCCGGAGTAGGCCTTCAAACCGGGTTTGGCGACCTAGTGAAGGCAGGCTGGCGACCCGTGTATCTTGCGCTCATCCAGTGGGTGCTCATGATCGCCGTGTCGGTGCCGCTCATCATGATGCTTGGGCACCGCTAGACTTGCTGCGTCTTCCACTGTCCCCGCCGAAACACAACAATGGCCATCGCGCCTTGGATCGCTTGGCTCAGGCTCATCGCGATCCACGCGCCGGTCGGGCCCATGGCAATCGGATGGACTAGGAGCCACGCGAGCGGCACCCGCAACAACCAAAGACACCATATGGTAATCCAGACCGGTCGGACCGTATCGCCAGCCCCCTGCATTGCGCCGATCATAATCATCGCGTAACTAAAGAGGACCTCGGTGAGACACAACCAGCGGATCAGGCTTACTGCTTCCTCGCGGGTTTTCTGCTTCCCTGCCAACTCGTCGGGCCGTGCCACGACTGGCTCAACCCGCTTCGACTCAGCTCGGATTGACACGGGCTCGCTAGAGATCATGGTCTTCGCGACGAGCGGAGAGTAGAGGTAGATCGGGACGACGAGCGCGGCAATGACAAGCGCACCGCTGTGCGCCGCAACCCAGGTCACCCGCTCGGCGCGGTCGGGCTTCTTTGCGCCCAGGCTCTGACCAACGAGCGCAGACGTAGCCATCGACAGTCCAAACGCAGGCATGAACATGATCGATTCCACCGCGAATGCGACTCCCATCGCCGCGATCGCTGGCTCGCCGTTGACCGACTTAGCGATGATCACGGTGAACGCGGTCAGCGAGAGCACGCGCAGGAACGACATGAGTGCGCTCGGGATCGAAATCCGAAGGATCCTCGCCGCCCAATCGCGACGGGGCAATCGGATCGAGAGCAAGTTCCCCAATGGCGTGCGGCGTGAGTACACCACGTATACGACCGCCGACAACCATGCGCTGATGGTCATGGCGACCGCCGCACCGGGAAGCCCGAGCCCCACGCCCGGCAGCATGAAGTGTGCGCCGAGGAACGTCGCGGGACGCGCCGGAAAGATCATGACGAAGTTCAGAAGAATGTGGAGTGCGATCTGCAGGCCCGAGATCACCATCGGGCTCTTGGTATCCCCCACGCCTCGCAGGCACGCGGCCAGCGTTTGGATGATGTAGATCGCTGGGAGGCCGAGGGCAAACATCGCCACGTACTGAACCATGAGCTCGCGTCCACGATCCGCATCGGCGGGCAAGACGTAGTGCCCCACAAAGGGCGTGAGCATAAAACTCAGCAACGCCAAGATCACAGAGGTCACTACTGCCAGATTGAGAGACTGCTGCGCCGCTGCTCGGTATTCGGGGACATCCTTTGCGCCATAAGCACGGCTTACCAGTGCGGTCGCACCGGTGGCCACCGCCATCGCCAACGAAAACAGCAAGAACGTCAAGTTCATTGCTGCGCTCTGGGCGCTCAATGCCGACTGCTCCAAGTGACCTATGAAGAATCGGTCCAACAAGTTGTTTAGAACTTGGAGAGAATTCAGAGCGACCGCGGGCCAGGCAAAGGCCCAGACGGTCCGAACAAGACGTTCTTGGCCCTCCTGGCCGGGTTCAGATGATGCTACGACGGACAAGCAAACACTCCACCCCTAGTCTACGTTAACGAATACCCCCAAAGGTCCCGCATCGGTCACAATCGAGTTGCCATGCGATACGAACTGCTGTATCAACCATCTTTCGCCATCGCGCGCGTCATGCTCGATCCAGGTCAGAGTATTCGGGCCGAAGCCGGGGCCATGATGAGCATGTCTCCCAGCATCAACCTGGATAGCAAGATGCAAGGCGGGATCGGCAAAGCGCTGGGCCGTTTGCTGGGCGGCGAGAGCCTGTTCCAGTCCACTTTCTCGGCGACCACCGGACCAGGCGAAGTGCTTCTCGCGCCGACTCTGCCAGGCGACATCCTCGGCGTCGAAGTTCAAGGGGGACTGATGGTGCAGAGCGGATCGTTCCTGGCCTGCGACACTCAGCTTGAGCTTACGACACAGGCGAGCGGTCGCGCGTTCTTGGGCGGCGAGGGGCTTTTCCTGCTCCGAGTGACCGGGGTGGGGACATTGCTTGCCAACGCGTTCGGCGCAATTCACCCGGTGCAACTCATGCCCGGCCAGCCGTACATCGTCGATTCAGGGCACATCGTGGCGTTCTCGGAAGGGATGGGCTACGAGGTCCGCACCGTGAACAAGTCGCTGCTGGGCAGTCTGAAATCGGGCGAAGGATTCGTGGTCCAGCTCACGGGTCCAGGCGTGGTGTATGTCCAGACTCGCACCCCCTCCGGCTTCGCTGGCTGGGTGCGACAGGTCGCTCCTAGCGGCTAGATGCTTTGGCGAAAGGCGTACTCGCCGCACACGATTGAGCTTGCTTCGTTCCCTTCGTGGCGCGGGGTCAGCCTCCTAGGCGAAAACATGGTGGTGAGCCCGCGTGCCCTCCAAGTCGGTGCAACGGAGCTTGGGGCTGTGCTCCATATCAGGACTTGGCGGCAACTGTGCCATGGCGAGTTCGGCGGTGCAGTTCCGGTCGTGGCGTGGCTGTTTGGTCCATTCGATCCGGAGGAAGTCAAACTACTGATCCCTGCGAGCGAGCATGGCTTGACCGTGCTCTGCCCCGATCCGCCCTTGGAGGTGCGGGCACCCATGTTTGGCCTCGCTGGCACGCTGGGTTGCGTCGGACTGCCGAATGAAGACGTGTGGGGGAAAATGGCGGACCGGCTGCGTTAGCGCGATCTGACCGCGCCCCTGGGCGGCGAGAAGCGGAAGTTCACCTCGGGACCGAACGAGCTCATTTCGTACAGATCAACCGTCCACTCTGTGGAGCGAGCTTCGGTTCCGCGCTTGTCGTCGCGACGGTAGTCAATCCGGTCGAGCCTCCAGCCCGGCCCGTCCGCGCTGAGTTCGTAGCGCATCGAAGTGTGCACGGGCTTGCCCGCTTCGACGTTCACCGTTGCTAGCGATTTGTCGTCGTTGAACTCCACCCAAGTCTCACCGAGCGGAACGTACGGCATCCATGCACCGGATTTCGTGCGACTCGTCAGCCAGGAGTCGGCGAAGAGCCGCGCGATGATCGCGGACTCGCCACGAAAATGCTGTTGCGATTGAGAGGCCAGCAGGGTGGTCGGATGACCGACCGTGTCGCCGTACTTCGAAGCGGAAAACTCGTTCCGAGCAGGGTTGAACTTCCATAGTTCGACCCCGTCACCCACTACTCGCGTCACGACTTGGCCATTGCGAAAGAATGTGGCGTCGAGAAACGCGGTGCTGTCCTTGGAGGCCGGCTCCTGCATGAAGTACGCCACGACGGAGAAGTTGACCCGGTTGCCGCCGGTGACGATGCTGCCCGCCTGCTCCATGCCGATTCGCTCATTCGCGGCGAACCGTGACATCGCCGAGCTCATGACCTGAGTCGCGGTCTGAGCGGAGGCAACTGCGCTCAACGCGAGGCTGAGCGCCGCAATGAAAGACTTCATGACTGCATGTGAGACTTTGGTCGGATCAGCAGTGTTCGCAAAAGTGCGAATGACCCAGCACTATTATCGGGGGTTGGGTTGCCAATCTGGTAGCTGGTATCCTACCCTCTGACAACCCATTCCCATTGTTAGGGAGGAACCAAGCTATGAACTCCGTTGCTTACGAAGAATCGAAACTATATCGATTGCGGCACTCCGCCGCCCACCTGATGGCCCAAGCCATCCTCGAGCTCTTTCCCACCGCCAAGCTCACGATTGGCCCTCCAGTTGAAAACGGCTTCTACTACGATGTGGATTTTGCCGATCCGATCCAAGAGACGGACCTAGGCAAGATCGAGCAGAAGATGCGCGAGCTCGGAAACCTAAAGCAGCCGATCGTGCGCCGAGTTGCAGCAGACCGAGACGGCGCAAAGCGGATCATCCTTGAGGACTGCGCGAATGGTCAGGGCCCGGACTCCGTCTCGTACAAGTTTGAGCTTCTGGAGGCGATACCAGCTGGGGACGAAATCACTTTCTTCGAGCAACGCGCGACGGACAAGCAAGGAAAAGAACACCTGTTCGTGGACCTCTGCCGAGGTCCCCACGTAGAATCGACCGCCGAGATCAAGCACTTCAAGCTCATGAGCATTGCCGGTGCTTACTGGCGCGGCGACGTCAAGAACAAGCAGCTCACGCGCATCTACGGCACCGCATTTGAATCCAAGGAAGAGCTCGAAGAGTACTTGCACTTCTTGGAAGAGGCGAAGCGGCGAGATCACCGTGTGCTCGGGCGCGAGCTGCACCTATTCATGTTCTCACCGCGTGTTGGTACGGGTCTTGCGCTGTGGCTGCCCAAGGGTGCCACCCTGCGCGAGACGCTCGTGGAATTTTTGAAGGAGGAGCAGCTCAAGCGCGGCTACCAACCGGTCGTGACGCCGCATCTTGCCAGCATCAAGCTGTACGAGAAGTCGGGCCACATCATCAACTACCGCGAGAAGATGTTCCCGTTCATGGAGGACGAGGAGAAAGAGACCTTCATCCTAAAGCCGATGAACTGCCCGTTCCACATCGAGATCTATCAATCTCAGATGCGGAGCTACCGCGACCTGCCAGTGCGCTACGCCGAGTTTGGAACGGTCTATCGGTACGAGCAGAGCGGCGAGGTGGCCGGAATTCTCCGCGCCCGCGGCTTTACCCAGGACGATGCCCACGTCTTCGTGACCCCCGAGCAGCTGGAGGACGAGTTTGTCGGGGTCGTAGAGCTCATGCAGACAGTCCTGAACCGTCTCGGTCTGAGCGACTTCCGCGTGCGCGTCGGTACCCGCGATCCGAAGAGCGACAAGTACATCGGCCACCAGGACAACTGGGACAAGGCCACCCATGCGATCATCAACGCGTGCAGCAAGCTCGGCTTGCAGTATGAGATCTCGCCGGGCGATGCTGCGTTTTACGGCCCCAAGCTGGACATCATCATCAAGGATGCCCTCCGCCGCGACTGGCAGATGGGCACCGTCCAGGTGGACTACAACCTGCCAGAGCGGTTCGAGCTTGAGTACATCGCGGAGGACGGCAAGCCTCACCGCCCCGTCATGATCCACCGCGCGCCGTTCGGTTCATTGGAACGCATGATTGGGCTGCTCACCGAACAGTATGCAGGCGCGTTCCCGCTGTGGCTCGCACCTGTCCAGGTCGCGCTGTTGCCGATCGCAGACCGGCACAACCAGCATTGCCACGCGCTTGCGAAGCAACTTCGCGGGCACGAAGGCGACCTCGGTGTCAAGCTCCGTGTGGAAGTCGATGACCGACGCGAGACGATCGGTAAGAAGATCCGCGAGAACTCCCGCATGAAGATCCCTTACATGTTCATTATCGGAGATCGGGATATTGAGCAGGGAACGGTCGGCGTGCGAATCCGCGGCGACGAGGGGGACCTCGGGGCCATGACCCTCGCCGAAGCGGTCGAGCGCATCAAGTCAGAGATCTGACTGCGCATGTAGAATGGGGGGTGACATGCCCTCCATTCTTCCCATTTCTGGCACGTTCATCGACGAAATCACCCACGACATCCCAAGCCAAAATTGGGGCCCGAAAGAGTGGCGACGCGAATTTGAGCTGTACTCGAAGATCGGAATCGACACGCTCATCATCATTCGCGCGGGCTACCGCAATAAGTGCATTTTCCAAGCGAAATGCTTGCCAGATCTGCTCCCTGTCTACGAGGACATCGGCGAAATCATCTACTCCACCGCCGACGAGTTCGGGCTAAAGGTCTTCTTCGGCACGTACGATAGCGGCTACCATTGGTGGCGGCGCACGTGGTGGAAAGAGGTCGACATCAACAAGCTCTTCCTGGACGAAGCGTATGAGCGATATGGCCATCACCCCAGCTTCCAAGGCTGGTACCTAACCCACGAAACGGGAAAGAACGACGCCCACATCATCGAGCTGTTCAACCACATCGGGAATCACTGCAAATCGCTCGCACCAGTACCGACCCTCATCTCGCCCTACCCTCAGGGGGCGAAGCAGCTCGGTGAGAACGCCTTTACGCTCGAAGAGAGCTTTGACCACTGGGACCGAATCTTCAGCGAGACACGGAGCGCATACGATATCTGCGCATTCCAGGACGGCCAGGTGCACTACCAAGAACTGCCAGAGTTCGTGCGCGGCATCGGCGAGATTGGGAAGAAATACGGCGTGACAATCTGGAGCAATCTCGAGACGTTCGACCGAGACATGCCGATCAAGTTCCCACCCGCCGATTGGCGATACCTCAGGTTCAAAATGGAGGCCGCAAGCCAAATCGCCGAGAAGATCATCACGTTTGAGTTTCCGCACTTCATGTCGCCAAACTCATGCTATCCCGCGGCTCACAACCTCTTCCGCCGGTACGCGGAGCACCTCGGCATCGAAATCGATTGAGCACCCACTGATCTTTTTGCCGGTCGGTTGCGTCACTGCAGTTGGGACGGACTCTTTCTGTCCGAGGAGACGCTATGTCAACACGCAATACCGGTATGTTCGTCGGCGGAATCGCTTTGCTCGCCATGGTGGGTGTGCTTTCGGCCCCGTCCTTTGCTCAGTCGGACAACATGGAGAGCCAACCGCAAGTAGGCGGCCAAGGCGGACTCCCGCCGCAGATCGATGGCATGGGTCAGGGCGGTGGCGAGGGCCAGATGCCTGGCCGCATGATGATGATGGGATCTGGCCCTCAGCTCGAGGTGGACGGCAACTGGGTGTACGTCCTTCGCGGTGACCAACTGATCAAACTGTCCAGCGATTTGAAGGTCGTCGCGCAGGTCAACTTGCCACCCCAACGACCGATGGGAGGTGGCCCTGTTGGTGGAGGCGGAGGCGGAGACCGTGGCGGGGCCCGCGGCGAGTAGCGCGGCATCAAACTCGGCTAAAAGATGGGGGCTCTGCGCCCCCCTTTTTTCGGTTTTGTGCGAACCCCGCGAAAGCACCGGTGGTCCTACTCTAACGAGTCTGTCAAAATAGAGGGACCGCGGGAGCATATGATCACGAAATCCATTCGTTGTTTAACGGCGTTGTTGTGCGCCGGTGTCTTGGGAGCTGGCCCTGCGCTTGCGCAGTTGCGCGTCGGCCAGTGGAACATCACCAACTACTCCAGCGGGCGCGTCGCCGACTTCCAGACTGCGCTCTACGGTGAGTACCAGGGGCGCAAATTTGCGCCAGACGTTCTCGCTGTTCAGGAACTTACGTCCTCATCGGGCGTTACGAACTATCTCAGTATCCTGAACACTGCCCCCGGCAGCCCCGGCGATTGGGCGGCGGCACCGTGGATTGTTCCAGGTAATGACACCCAGAGCGGCTTCTTCTACCGGACCAGCAAGGTCCAGTTCCTCGGTGCGACGCGATTCTTCAAGGCGACTTCCAATACCGCGTTCCCTCCTCGAGACTGCATCCGATACGACGTCCGCCCGATCGGGTACTCGGCCAGCGCTGCCACGCTGGCAATCTACTCCAATCACATGAAGTCGGGGACCGACTCCGCAAGTTTGGCCCGGCGGCTGCTTGAAGCCCAATACATCCGAACCAATGCGGAATCGCTTCCGGCCGACTGGCAGTTCGTCATTTGCGGTGACTTCAACGTCCAAGCAAGCACCCAGGATGCATACGTTGAGATGACAGTTAGCAAGGCGAACAATGCTGGACGAGCATTTGACCCGATTATGCGCCCCGGGACTTGGGAGAACTCGAGCTCGTTCAAGACGATCCACACCCAAGAGCCATCAACCCAGATGGACAGTCGCCACGACCAAATTTTGCTTTGCGGTCAGCTGCGCGACGGCGCGGGTTTTGACTATATCGGTAGCCTGACCATCCCCTACAGTTCGACCACTTGGAACGATCCTAACCACTCGTATCGCTGTTGGGGAAACGACGGCACTACATTCGATGTTCCGCTCAACCCAGCCACGAACACGATGGTGGGCCCGACCATCGCCCAGGCCCTCGTCAACTCGGTCAATGGCAACGGCCACTTGCCCGTGATGCTGGATCTCAAACTACCCGCACTGATGACGGTTTCGACCAACTTCATCGACTTCGGCATTGTCGATCAGGGTGCCAGCGTGAGCGCGCCGATCACGGTCACGAACTCGGGCAACACCGCCCTCTGGACCGCGGCCGGGCTCGCAGATCTGAAGTACTCCTTCACCCCGAGCACCGGAATCTCCGCGCCCGTAGGGACGCAGGTCGCGACCCCGGGCAACGGAACCGTTTCCAATATCACGTTGAACACCTCGACCCCGGGCATCCGTTCCGGCACGTTGACGATCACCGGAGATACGACCGAGACACCGACGAGAGTCATCCAGTGGCAAGCAATCGTTGTGGAGAAGTTTGGGTGGACACCACCCAAAAAGCGGCGCTTCCAAGACTGATCAGGACGCGCCGATATCCCGGCGAAACTGCATCCCTTCAAAGTGGATGTTGGCGACCGCCGTGTATGCCTCAGCGCACGCAGCCGCCAGGTCTGAGCCAACCGCGGAAACACCCAGCACCCGCCCGCCTTTGGTGACGATCTGCCCGGCTTCAAGCGCAGTACCTGCGTGGAAGAGCTGCACTCCTGTGGGCATCTCGCCGATCGTGATCGGGAACCCGGCCTTCACCTTGCCCGGATAGCCCGCGCTCGCGAGTACGACCGTGCAAGCAGCCTGTCGAAGCACTTCGATTTCCGGCAGCGGCGATCCTGTCGCTGCGGAATGAAGCAACTCATAGAATCCCGCGCCCACCCGTCGCAGCACCGTTTGGGTTTCGGGGTCACCAAAGCGTACGTTGTACTCCAGGCAGTACGGCTTCCCGTCTTCGACCAGGAGCCCGCTGAACAGCACTCCGCGGTAATCAATCCCCTGGCATCGCAGGCGTGCAAGTATGGGCCGAACGACCTCGGCCTCCGCGCGCTCGACCCAGCCGTGCTCCAACCACGAGACGGGCGAGTGAGTCCCCATTCCGCCGGTGTTGGGTCCGCGATCACCATCAAAGATGCGCTTGTGATCTTGAGCCACGGGCAGACTGACAAGGTCCTCCCCACTGACGACCGTAAGTAAGCTGAACTCGCGCCCCACGAGCCGATCTTCGACGACCACCGTCCGGCCCGCTTCCCCCAGCTCTCCTTCGACGAGCATCGCTCCAATGGCGTCCTCTGCTTGATCGAGAGAATCGCAAACCACAACCCCCTTCCCGAGTGCGTTGCCGCTGGCTTTGACCGCGACCCCACGGCCAGCATCAAATCGGGACATGGCGAACTCCAGAGCGGCCCCGGCATCAGTAAACGACTGAAAGTGCGCCGTCGGGACACCGGCCGCAGCCATCTCAGCCTTGCTGTGAGCTTTGCTCGCTTCGAGCTTCGCCCCGTCTGCCCCCGGTCCAAAGACCGCGTGGCCGCTCGTCCGGAGATGCTCCGCAAGACCGTCCACCAGCGGATCCTCCGGGCCTACCACCACAAGATCCGGACGCAACCGATCAGCCAGAGTGGTTAGTCCCACAGAGTCCTTCGCCGCGACCGAGAAACATTCACCCTGCGCCGCGATGCCTGGATTGCCCGGCGCGGCAAGGATCTCAGCTTCTTGGGCTAGCTTCCAAGCCAGCGCGTGCTCGCGCCCTCCGCCGCCGATGACCAGCACGCGAGGCTGGCTCATAGCTCGCGCCGATACTCCAGTGCACTAAGCAGCGTCGCCGAATCCGCAAAGTCAAGTTCACCGCCTATGGGCATCCCGTGCGCCAGTCGGGTGACCTTGATGCCCATCGGCTTGAGCTGGCGGCTAAGGTACAGCGCAGTCGCATCGCCTTCCAGGGTGGGATTCGTGGCCAAGATGATCTCGGTGACGGTCCCATGCAGCCGAGCAAGGAGCTCGCGGATGCGCAGTTGCTCGGGGCCAACCCCGCTCATCGGGTCTAGCAACCCGTGCAGGACGTGATAAACGCCCCGAAACTCGTTCAGCCGCTCCAGCGCCGCCACATCGCGGGACTCGCCCACCACGCACAGCGTGCTCGTGTCGCGACTAGAGTCCATGCAGATCTCGCAGCGCGGACCTTCGGCCACGTTCTGGCAGACCTCGCAATGCTGAAGCTTTTCGGACGCGCTGATGAGCGCCTCGGCGAGCCGCCGAACGTCATCTCCGGGCATCCGCAGGACGTGGTACGCCAACCGTTGAGCAGATTTCGGGCCGACCCCAGGCAGCCGCTCTAACTGACCTATGAGCTCGGCCAGCGGCTTGGCAAACAGCATCCGAATTAGATCAGGCCCTTGAGACCGGGGATATCGGGCATGTTCGGCATGATCTCATCGACCTTCTTCTGCCGGATCTCCGTCGCCTTCTGGAAGCCATCACGCGCCGCCGCGACAATCATGTCCTCAAGCATCTCCAGGTCGTCCAGATCTACCACCGACTTGTCCACGATCTTGAGCCCGGTCATCGCTCCACGTCCGTCAAAGGTCACCTTGATCGGGCCCTTATCGAGTTCGAACGACTCGCCTGCCAGCTCGTCTTCAAGGTTCTTTGCCCGGTCCATCGCCGACTGGGCTTGCTTCATCATGTCCGCCATGTTTGGCGCGCCAAATCCGAAATTCTTAGGAAGCTTCATGAGTCTTGGTATTGTACTCTCGCGAAGTTCAAAGGTCCTTCAGTTCGTCCTCGACCAGCTTCTTCAGCCGCTCGCCCTCGGCGGGCACGTCCATGATCGCCTCCTCGATGACCGGGCCCGTAGAGCCCGTGTCCTCGGCAAGCGTCAACTTCTGATCTCCTTCGGGGCGGCACTTGGCCCAAGTGTCTTCGAGCAGCGGCAAGAACTTGGGCTTCTCGCGCACCCACTCCAGGTCCATCGACCGCTCAAAACCGATCGTCACAACGCCGTTGGTCGCAGATAGAATCCGGGTTCGTTGCAACCGCAAGGCGGCAGCCTTAGAAGTCAAGCCGATGGTGTCAATGGTCTTCAGCCATGCGGCTTCGTGCGGGTCGCTGGACGTTCGCTCAGGTGCTGGCTTCGCCACAGGCTTGGGAGCAGCGACCTCCACGACCGCCGTCGTCTCTGCGGCGCGCTTTGCGGGCGCAGGTGCGTGCGCGGGCACAGGGGCAACGGGCAGCGGCTGCGGATTGGCCAGCCCTACAAGTTCGGCCTCCAACCACAATCGAGGCAGCGAGACCTCCCGGACGGAACGCTGCGAATCCGCGATCATACGGCGAATCCGCGCTAAATTGTCCTTGCCCAGCTTCGAGGCGGTCGCGTGCATCGATGCCTGCGCGCTCGCATCCACCGTCCCCGAACTATCGACGCCAAAGAGCACCCGAGTCAGGTCGCTCGTTCTGTGCAGCAGCGACTCCAAGATCGATCGAGGATCGCGTCCGGCCGCATTCAGTGCGTCCAGCTTTGAGAGTAAGTCGGGCACATTGCCGTCCCCAATCGCGACGAGTACCGCGTCCACCTCGTCATCGGGAATCAGCCCGAGTTGGTCATACACCTTCTCTGCTGTCAGATGTCCGTCTGCAGACAGGATGGCCTGCTCCAACAGCGTCAATGCGTCACGGTATCCACCGTCCGCCAAGCGCGCAATCGCCGCGATCGCTCCCGGGTCCGCGCCGACACCCTCTGCCTTCAAGACATGGTCGAGCCGCGTCGTCAGATCGCCCAATGTCGCGCGGTGAAACTCGTACTTTTGGCACCGCGAACGGATAGTGGGAGGGACCTTGCTGTACTCCGTAGTTGCGAGGATGAAGACGATGTGCTGGGGCGGCTCTTCGATGGTCTTCAGCAGCGCATCGAACGCTTTGGCTGACAGATCGTGAACCTCGTCAATGATGAAAATCTTGAACCGGCACGCCGCCGGCTTGTAC
This genomic interval carries:
- a CDS encoding YbaB/EbfC family nucleoid-associated protein; this translates as MKLPKNFGFGAPNMADMMKQAQSAMDRAKNLEDELAGESFELDKGPIKVTFDGRGAMTGLKIVDKSVVDLDDLEMLEDMIVAAARDGFQKATEIRQKKVDEIMPNMPDIPGLKGLI
- the dnaX gene encoding DNA polymerase III subunit gamma/tau — encoded protein: MAHIALYRKYRSQTFGDLVGQQHVVRTLQNSLKSDRIGHSYLFTGPRGTGKTSTARLLAKALNCETGPSSEPCNTCDHCVAITAGTCFDVFEMDAASESTVDDVREKIIAASEYKPAACRFKIFIIDEVHDLSAKAFDALLKTIEEPPQHIVFILATTEYSKVPPTIRSRCQKYEFHRATLGDLTTRLDHVLKAEGVGADPGAIAAIARLADGGYRDALTLLEQAILSADGHLTAEKVYDQLGLIPDDEVDAVLVAIGDGNVPDLLSKLDALNAAGRDPRSILESLLHRTSDLTRVLFGVDSSGTVDASAQASMHATASKLGKDNLARIRRMIADSQRSVREVSLPRLWLEAELVGLANPQPLPVAPVPAHAPAPAKRAAETTAVVEVAAPKPVAKPAPERTSSDPHEAAWLKTIDTIGLTSKAAALRLQRTRILSATNGVVTIGFERSMDLEWVREKPKFLPLLEDTWAKCRPEGDQKLTLAEDTGSTGPVIEEAIMDVPAEGERLKKLVEDELKDL